A section of the Phaseolus vulgaris cultivar G19833 chromosome 8, P. vulgaris v2.0, whole genome shotgun sequence genome encodes:
- the LOC137823453 gene encoding uncharacterized protein, which produces MDSTANNNNDISEEHRTILQTLQIQMQELLQKGVIDQLRQDEERKRREEERQQHAEEIAQLKEQNKRLLDRLEQSEREGHSRAPSPSPFQSGTRTIAQAIPHTSLVQHTRQSAKPVTPNEVANPKGHPFTDDIIATPLPDKWRGLTINLYDGSTDPDEHLNIFRTQMTLYTTDRTVWCKVFPTSLREGPLGWFSDLPPNSIASFDALELKFTTQYATSRPHRTSSVSLLNVKQERGESLRTFMNRFSKVCMNIRNLNPEIAMHHLVSAILPGRFTESLIKRPPCNMDELRTRATKFMQIEEHIDYHRKTYAENTNNRNSGKVLDEALQIELIPTLRPSQTPPNADTSKRCQYHRNYGHTTEGCQALKDKIEELVQAGHLRKFVKTTITAPRSPQRDHDPRERSGRRDDRTRDNHYRSSRRKRSESPIRRTRPKSESPERRSRTKQKVRTVINTIAGPVSLGQPPQEINYIAGGFAGGGCSNSARKKHLRAIQSVHSTPTQRRPHIPPITFTDEDFTAIDPSQDDPMVITVEIDKFAIAKVLVDQGSSVDILYWETFKKMKIPEAEIQPYNEQIVGFSGERVDTKGFIDLYTTFGDDYLSKTINIRYLLVNANTSYNILLGRPSINRLKAIVSTPHLAMKFPSVNGDIATVHIDQKTARECYVASLKVESTRRLYTTSAERTTERRGRSTERRSRGRESRRHLVALVDLDPRLDDPRMEAGEDLQPIFLRDKDRKTYMGTSLKPDDRETIGKTLTKNADLFAWTAADMPGVKSDVITHRLSVYTEARPIAQKKRKLGEERRKAAREETDKLIQAGFIQKAHYTTWLANVVMVKKTNGKWRMCVDYTDLNKACPKDSYPLPTIDRLVDGAAGHQILSFLDAYSGYNQIQMYHRDREKTAFRTDSDNFFYEVMPFGLKNAGATYQRLMDHVFHDMIGRNVEVYVDDIVVKSDSCEQHVSDLKEVFQACVNTACV; this is translated from the exons ATGGACTCAACGGCAAACAACAACAATGATATCTCCGAAGAGCATAGGACCATACTCCAAACCCTCCAGATTCAGATGCAGGAGTTACTCCAAAAAGGAGTCATCGATCAACTTCGCCAGgatgaagaaaggaaaagacGAGAAGAAGAGCGTCAACAACACGCAGAGGAGATAGCACAATTGAAAGAACAGAACAAGAGATTGTTGGATAGACTTGAGCAATCTGAACGCGAAGGGCATTCACGTGCACCTTCTCCATCACCGTTCCAATCAGGAACAAGAACAATAGCCCAGGCTATACCTCACACGTCACTCGTTCAACACACCCGTCAGAGCGCAAAGCCAGTAACCCCAAACGAGGTAGCAAACCCGAAAGGCCATCCGTTCACTGATGACATCATAGCCACTCCTCTCCCTGACAAATGGAGGGGCCTAACGATAAACCTTTATGACGGTTCCACAGACCCAGACGAACATCTGAATATATTTAGAACTCAAATGACCCTTTACACAACCGACCGAACGGTATGGTGTAAAGTCTTCCCCACCTCTCTCAGGGAAGGCCCCCTTGGATGGTTTTCGGACCTTCCACCCAATTCCATTGCAAGCTTCGACGCTTTGGAATTGAAGTTCACCACGCAATACGCCACAAGTAGACCTCATCGGACATCCTCCGTGTCTCTTCTAAATGTCAAACAAGAAAGGGGAGAATCATTGAGAACATTCATGaacagatttagcaaagtgtgtATGAACATTCGTAATCTTAATCCAGAAATAGCCATGCATCATTTGGTCTCGGCCATACTACCAGGAAGGTTCACTGAAAGCCTTATCAAACGACCTCCGTGCAATATGGATGAATTAAGAACAAGAGCAACAAAGTTCATGCAGATAGAAGAACATATTGACTACCATCGAAAAACTTATGCTGAGAACACGAACAATAGGAATTC GGGTAAGGTTCTCGACGAAGCACTGCAGATTGAATTGATTCCGACATTGAGGCCATCACAAACCCCTCCCAATGCTGACACCAGTAAACGTTGCCAATACCATCGTAACTATGGCCACACGACCGAAGGATGCCAAGCActgaaagataaaattgaagagCTCGTCCAGGCCGGTCATCTGCGCAAGTTCGTGAAAACCACCATCACTGCACCCAGGTCACCCCAGCGTGATCATGATCCCCGCGAACGTTCGGGACGAAGAGACGACCGGACCCGTGACAACCACTATCGTTCAagcagaagaaaaagaagcGAAAGTCCGATCAGACGAACGAGGCCTAAAAGCGAAAGCCCTGAACGTAGAAGTCGAACTAAACAAAAAGTTCGCACAGTCATCAATACAATCGCTGGACCGGTGTCGCTCGGTCAGCCCCCTcaagaaattaattacattGCAGGCGGCTTTGCGGGTGGAGGATGCTCTAATTCGGCAAGGAAAAAACATTTGAGAGCAATTCAATCCGTTCATTCGACTCCCACACAACGCCGACCGCATATACCACCAATCACTTTCACTGACGAAGACTTCACAGCAATCGATCCATCTCAAGATGACCCCATGGTAATAACTGTGGAGATAGATAAATTTGCAATTGCAAAAGTTTTGGTAGATCAGGGTAGCTCGGTCGACATCCTATATTGGGAAACGTTTAAGAAGATGAAGATTCCAGAAGCAGAGATACAACCCTACAACGAGCAGATAGTTGGTTTCTCAGGGGAAAGAGTGGATACGAAAGGATTTATCGATCTATACACCACGTTCGGGGATGATTACCTCAGCAAGACCATCAACATACGATATCTACTCGTTAATGCCAATACATCGTACAATATTTTGCTCGGTCGACCATCTATCAACAGATTGAAAGCCATTGTCTCAACTCCTCATTTAGCTATGAAGTTCCCCTCGGTCAATGGAGACATAGCAACCGTACATATAGACCAGAAGACAGCACGAGAGTGTTATGTAGCTAGCCTGAAGGTGGAGTCGACCCGAAGGCTTTATACCACGTCTGCCGAACGGACCACAGAGCGAAGAGGTCGGTCAACAGAAAGACGCTCCAGAGGAAGAGAATCTAGAAGACACTTGGTCGCTTTAGTCGATCTAGATCCTCGACTGGATGATCCCCGAATGGAAGCAGGAGAAGATCTTCAACCCATATTCCTTCGGGACAAAGACCGGAAAACATACATGGGAACATCCCTCAAACCAGACGACCGAGAGACGATCGgtaaaacattaacaaagaATGCTGATCTTTTCGCCTGGACGGCTGCAGACATGCCAGGGGTAAAATCAGATGTGATTACCCATCGATTGTCTGTTTATACGGAGGCCAGGCCGATCgctcaaaagaaaaggaaactagGTGAAGAACGGCGGAAAGCCGCACGAGAAGAAACCGACAAGCTAATTCAAGCTGGTTTTATTCAAAAGGCCCACTATACGACATGGCTAGCCAACGTAGTGATGGTAAAAAAGacgaatggaaaatggagaatgtgcgtagACTACACAGACCTTAACAaagcgtgcccaaaggactcgtatcctctACCTACTATCGACCGGCTGGTCGACGGTGCAGCCGGTCATCAAATCCTAAGTTTCCTTGATGCTTATTCAGGTtacaatcaaatacaaatgtacCACCGTGATCGAGAAAAAACCGCGTTTAGAACAGATTCTGATAATTTCTTCTATGAAGTCATGCCGTTCGGCCTCAAGAATGCAGGAGCCACATACCAACGACTCATGGATCACGTATTCCACGACATGATCGGTCGGAATGTAGAAGTATACGTTGACGACATCGTCGTCAAATCAGACTCTTGCGAACAACATGTTTCTGACTTAAAAGAGGTTTTTCAAGCTTGCGTCAATACCGCATGCGTTTAA
- the LOC137824395 gene encoding uncharacterized protein, which produces MAGIRLQPEDSDVSQQSRAVALAASDLVSDDDRSVAADSWSIKSEYGSTLDDDQRHADAAEALSNANLRPNSDYSSDKDEPDSEAVSSMLGFQSYWDSAYADELTNFREHGHSGEVWFGVDVMEIVASWTKALCVEISQGRIPNDVDAVKAEAGELDDKLLSSWSVLDIGTGNGLLLQELAKQGFSDLTGTDYSERAVNLAQSLANRDGFSNIKFLVDDVLETKLEQEFQLVIDKGTLDAIGLHPDGPVKRMMYWDSVLRLVAPGGILVITSCNSTKDELIQEVESFNQRKISSAQELEAGKDEESCREPPFQYVSHVRTYPTFMFGGSVGSRVATVAFLRK; this is translated from the exons aTGGCCGGAATCCGCTTGCAGCCGGAGGACTCCGACGTCTCCCAACAGTCTCGAGCGGTGGCTCTCGCCGCCTCCGATCTGGTCTCCGACGACGACCGCTCCGTCGCCGCCGACTCCTGGTCCATCAAGAGCGAGTACGGCAGCACTCTCGACGATGACCAGCGCCACGCCGACGCCGCCGAAGCTCTCTCCAACGCCAACCTTCGACCTAACTCCGATTACAG TTCTGATAAGGATGAACCCGATTCTGAAGCGGTCTCATCCATGCTTGGATTTCAGAGTTATTGGGATTCTGCATATGCAGACGAGCTTACAAATTTTCGTGAACATGGTCATTCTGGTGAAGTCTG GTTTGGAGTTGATGTGATGGAAATTGTTGCATCTTGGACAAAAGCCTTGTGTGTTGAAATTTCTCAAGGTCGCATACCAAATGATGTTGATGCTGTTAAGGCCGAAGCTGGTGAACTAGATGATAAACTTTTGTCTAGTTGGAGCGTATTAGACATTGGGACTGGCAATGGTTTACTTCTTCAAGAATTAGCTAAACAAGG GTTCTCTGATTTAACTGGGACTGATTATAGTGAAAGGGCTGTCAACCTTGCCCAAAGCCTTGCTAATCGTGATGGATTTTCCAATATCAAATTTTTG GTTGATGATGTCCTCGAGACAAAGTTGGAACAAGAGTTTCAGCTTGTCATAGATAAAGGAACGCTCGATGCTATTGGATTGCATCCTGATGGTCCTGTCAAGAG GATGATGTATTGGGATTCTGTTTTGAGGTTGGTTGCTCCTGGTGGAATACTT GTGATCACATCATGTAACAGTACAAAGGATGAGTTGATACAAGAAGTGGAAAGTTTCAACCAACGAAAAATTTCTTCTGCTCAAGAACTTGAGGCAGGGAAGGACGAGGAATCGTGCAGAGAGCCCCCATTTCAGTATGTAAGTCATGTCCGCACATATCCGACATTCATGTTTGGTGGATCCGTAGGCTCCCGTGTTGCTACCGTGGCATTCCTTCGGAAATGA